CTATTAAGCCACCTAAAATCCATAGTTGTAGTTTCTTTAAATAAGTCATATATTCCTACTTTCTAATCATCTCATTTTTTACGTTTCCAGTACATCATTTCACAGACGTAATTAATCATATCACTAAGAGATTGCTATTTACTGTTACAAATCAAACTGTCTATATGAAGCAATGAAAAAGTTATTATTCGTGTTCTAATGCATTTTTATATAGGCTTATATTAGCTAGGTTAAAATATATACCGTATATTTGATAAACTTCTTAATCTCTTCAACTGATTAGACTGAACTTCTGATAAATGAATATTTTTCTCAATCAGCTTTTGAAAAAGAGCAAGATTCATACGACTTAATATAAATGGAGTTGCTATTTCCTGCTTTTTCAACTCTTCACGATAAGATAACAAGACTTTCTTCAAATCGGGATTCGTCAAATTTGAAAGCAGATCGTCAACAATAGTGACTGCTTCATCTCGTCTCTCTTTGCCACCTAAAAACCAGTTTATCTCTACCATCAGATTTTCCTCTTTCAATTTATAAAATCGACTTTTAAAATTGTTCAATTTAAATTATCTTGAACATCATTTAAATATAACTATTTTCTTGGTTTTGTAAACATTAAATTCTTAAACAGTAGCTTTGACATCTTGAATGGTATT
This Streptococcus anginosus DNA region includes the following protein-coding sequences:
- a CDS encoding bacteriocin immunity protein, whose protein sequence is MVEINWFLGGKERRDEAVTIVDDLLSNLTNPDLKKVLLSYREELKKQEIATPFILSRMNLALFQKLIEKNIHLSEVQSNQLKRLRSLSNIRYIF